One Gossypium hirsutum isolate 1008001.06 chromosome A08, Gossypium_hirsutum_v2.1, whole genome shotgun sequence genomic window, TTAATTTAGAACATTATGCTAGTTGAACCCGTAATCACTACAAAATTATGCTAAATTGAAAGTGTAGAGACTAAATCATAAACGGAAGCACCAAAATTAAAAATCAACCAGTTataatattgatattttatttaGGGAAGGTGATATTGGAGGCAACCATACTAACAGCAACAGTGGTAGTGGGTCTGACTCTGTACACCTTCTGGGCTGCAAAGAGAGGCCACGATTTCAGCTGCCTTGGCCCCTTTTTGTTTGGGGCTCTCCTTGTTTGTATTGTTTTTGCTTTGATCCAGGTATGGTTATTTCCTATTtcacattttcctttttctttttgatccATTATTGAaacatttttgtttgttttgggtTTGGGAGCAGATATTCTTCCCACTGGGTAGAATAGCAGTGATGATGTATGGTGGGTTTGCAGCCATCATATTCTGCGGATATATAGTATACGACACCGACAACTTGATCAAACGCCACTCTTACGATGAATACATTTGGGCTGCTGTCTCTCTCTATCTCGACATTATTAATCTCTTCCTCTCCCTCCTTACTCTTTTGAGAGCTGCTGATGGTTAATCCCACTTGCtgggtttttttcttcttttactgttaattaaaatttgttgGTGGTTGAATTAGGTCAAGGCTGAAAACGCAGTCAAAATCTTTATGTTTTCTTTCACACTGGTATCATATCATATGgtagttgaattgaattgtaaagatTTTGTTTTGCTTGCATAATATATTTCTCTAATCCCAGGACACCAGTCCAATTTACATGTGTATTTTTgaaggattgttttgatgaagGGATATGTTAACGAATTCCTTTTAAAGGATTTAGACGGTCCAAAATGTCACGGAAAATTAAATGAGTCAGAGAAATTTGATTGCACCAATCAATCTACTACT contains:
- the LOC107951221 gene encoding protein LIFEGUARD 2 isoform X2, giving the protein MCSPAERKGDAEAGPQPLYPMMLEPPALRWAFIRKVYSIVALQLLATAGVAATVVFVHPIARFFVSTGAGLALYIVLIVTPFITLCPLYYFHQKHPWNYLLLGIFTISLAFAIGLTCAFTQGKVILEATILTATVVVGLTLYTFWAAKRGHDFSCLGPFLFGALLVCIVFALIQIFFPLGRIAVMMYGGFAAIIFCGYIVYDTDNLIKRHSYDEYIWAAVSLYLDIINLFLSLLTLLRAADG